The proteins below are encoded in one region of Brassica napus cultivar Da-Ae chromosome A6, Da-Ae, whole genome shotgun sequence:
- the LOC106347297 gene encoding squamosa promoter-binding-like protein 14 — MEEVGAQVAAPLFIHQSLSPMGRKRNLYHHQMPNRLVPPQPEQRRDEWNSNMWDWDSRRFEAKPVDAEALRQFDLSSRKVGEERGLDLNLGSCLNAAEEETAQAARPSKKGRSGSPGSGGNYPVCQVDNCSQDLSHGKDYHRRHKVCEVHSKATKALVGKQMQRFCQQCSRFHLLSEFDEGKRSCRRRLAGHNRRRRKTTQPEEVASGVVAPGNRDGTSNANMDLMALLTALACAQGKNEVRPIGSPAVPQREQLLQILNKINALPLPMDLVSKLNSIGSLARKNTDHPVANPQNDVNGASPSTMDLLAVLSETLGSSSPDTLAILSQGGFGTKENDKGKLSSYDHVATANLEKRTIGGERSSSSNQSPSQDSDSHAQDTRSSLSLQLFTSSPEDESRRPAVASSRKYYSSASSNPVEDRSPSSSPVMQELFPLQRSPETMRSNNHNNTSPVRTGGCLPLDLFGTSNRGAANPNFKGFGQQCGYASSGSDYSPPSLNSDAQDRTGKIVFKLLDKDPSQLPGTLRTEIYNWLSSIPSEMESYIRPGCVVLSVYVAMSPAAWEQLEQNLQQRVAVMLQDSHSGFWRNSRFIVNTGRQLASHKNGRIRCSKSWRTWNSPELISVSPVAVVAGQETSLVIRGRSLTNDGISIRCTDMGSYMSMEATGAACKRAMFDELNVKCFRVNNAQPGFLGRCFIEVENGFRGDSFPLIIANASICKELNRLEEEFHPKSQEQAQTSDHRPTSREEILCFLNELGWLFQKNQTTEPLEQSEFSLSRFKFLLVCSVERDYCALIRTLLDMLVERNVVNDEPNREALDMLAEIQLLNRAVKRKSTKMVELLIHYSVNLGSSKKLVFLPNITGPGGITPLHLAACTSDSDDMVDLLTNDPQEIGLSSWNSLCDATGQTPYSYAAMRNNHTYNSLVARKLADKRNKQVSLNIESEIVVDQLGVSRRSSTELNKSSCVSCATVALKYRRRASGSHRLFPTPIIHSMLAVATVCVCVCVFMHAFPIVRQGSHFSWGGLDYGSI, encoded by the exons ATGGAAGAAGTAGGCGCTCAGGTGGCTGCTCCTTTATTCATACACCAATCGCTTTCTCCTATGGGGAGAAAACGCAACCTCTATCACCACCAGATGCCGAACCGTCTCGTTCCACCTCAGCCTGAGCAGCGTAGAGACGAGTGGAACTCCAACATGTGGGATTGGGATAGCCGGAGATTCGAAGCTAAGCCTGTTGACGCTGAGGCTCTTCGACAGTTTGATCTGAGTTCAAGGAAGGTGGGAGAAGAGAGGGGGCTTGATTTGAATCTTGGAAGCTGTCTAAACGCCGCGGAGGAAGAGACGGCGCAGGCAGCTAGACCGAGCAAGAAGGGTCGGTCTGGATCTCCCGGAAGCGGAGGGAACTATCCGGTTTGTCAGGTGGATAACTGTAGTCAAGATTTGTCTCATGGTAAGGATTATCACAGAAGGCATAAAGTCTGTGAAGTTCACAGCAAAGCTACTAAGGCTCTCGTTGGGAAACAGATGCAGAGGTTCTGCCAACAGTGCAGCAG gtttcatCTTCTTTCTGAGTTTGATGAGGGGAAAAGAAGTTGTAGGCGTAGGTTGGCTGGCCACAACCGACGTAGGAGGAAAACAACGCAGCCTGAGGAGGTTGCTTCTGGTGTTGTAGCTCCGGGGAACCGTGATGGTACCTCTAACGCTAATATGGATCTTATGGCTTTGTTAACCGCCTTAGCTTGTGCACAAG GTAAGAATGAGGTAAGGCCAATTGGGTCTCCAGCTGTGCCTCAAAGAGAGCAGCTTCTTCAGATACTCAACAAGATAAACGCTTTGCCTTTGCCTATGGATCTCGTCTCTAAGCTCAACAGTATTGGGAGTTTAGCCAGGAAAAATACTGATCACCCGGTGGCGAACCCTCAAAACGATGTGAATGGGGCTTCTCCTTCCACCATGGATCTGCTTGCTGTTCTCTCCGAAACATTAGGCTCATCTTCACCTGATACGCTAGCCATATTGTCTCAAGGTGGGTTTGGTACCAAAGAAAATGACAAGGGTAAGTTATCTTCTTACGACCACGTTGCTACAGCCAACTTGGAGAAGAGAACCATTGGTGGGGAGAGAAGCAGTAGCAGTAACCAGTCTCCTTCTCAGGATTCAGATTCACATGCTCAAGACACTAGGTCTAGCTTGTCTCTACAACTGTTCACCTCCTCACCCGAGGATGAGAGTCGACGACCAGCCGTGGCGTCCTCGAGAAAGTATTATTCGTCAGCAAGCAGTAACCCTGTGGAGGATAGATCTCCATCTTCATCTCCTGTGATGCAAGAGTTATTCCCATTGCAGAGGTCCCCTGAAACCATGAGGTCTAATAATCACAATAACACAAGCCCCGTGAGGACTGGGGGTTGCTTGCCTCTTGACCTCTTTGGTACATCAAATAGAGGAGCTGCAAATCCTAACTTTAAAGGATTTGGGCAACAGTGTGGTTAtgcttcttctggttctgactACTCTCCTCCTAGCTTAAACTCTGATGCTCAG GACCGCACTGGAAAGATAGTCTTCAAACTACTTGATAAAGATCCAAGTCAGCTCCCTGGAACATTACGAACTGAG ATCTATAACTGGCTGTCGAGCATTCCGTCAGAAATGGAGAGTTATATAAGGCCAGGCTGTGTTGTTCTATCTGTCTACGTAGCCATGTCACCCGCGGCGTGGGAACAA ctcgAGCAAAACTTGCAGCAACGGGTTGCTGTTATGTTACAAGATTCTCATTCAGGTTTTTGGAGAAACTCGAGGTTTATAGTTAACACAGGCAGACAGCTCGCTTCACACAAAAATG GTCGGATTCGTTGTAGCAAATCATGGAGAACTTGGAATTCACCAGAGCTCATCTCAGTGTCACCTGTAGCTGTGGTAGCTGGTCAAGAAACAAGTTTGGTAATAAGAGGTAGAAGCTTGACTAATGATGGGATCAG TATACGTTGCACAGATATGGGTAGCTACATGTCAATGGAGGCAACAGGAGCAGCGTGTAAACGAGCCATGTTTGACGAGTTGAACGTAAAATGTTTCAGAGTCAACAACGCACAACCTGGTTTTCTTGGACGCTGTTTCATTGAG GTGGAGAATGGGTTTAGGGGTGACAGTTTCCCGTTGATAATTGCCAATGCATCCATCTGCAAAGAGTTAAATCGTCTCGAAGAAGAGTTTCACCCCAAAAGTCAAGAACAAGCGCAGACCTCAGATCATCGTCCCACATCAAGAGAAGAGATCTTATGCTTCTTGAACGAGCTTGGTTGGCTTTTCCAGAAGAACCAAACCACCGAGCCTCTGGAACAATCCGAGTTTTCCCTTTCCCGCTTCAAGTTCTTGCTCGTCTGTTCAGTTGAAAGAGACTACTGCGCTCTCATCAGAACACTCCTCGACATGTTGGTAGAGAGAAATGTGGTGAATGATGAGCCGAACAGAGAGGCATTGGATATGCTCGCCGAGATTCAGTTGTTGAATCGTGCTGTTAAGAGGAAAAGCACAAAGATGGTGGAACTACTCATTCATTACTCTGTTAATCTCGGTTCCTCTAAAAAGTTGGTCTTCTTACCCAATATAACCGGACCTGGAGGTATCACACCTTTACATTTAGCTGCTTGTACATCTGATTCAGATGATATGGTTGATCTTCTCACCAATGATCCACAAGAG ATCGGATTATCTAGCTGGAACTCTCTCTGCGATGCAACCGGCCAAACTCCATACAGCTACGCTGCAATGAGGAACAACCATACATATAACTCCCTGGTGGCTCGTAAACTTGCAGACAAAAGAAACAAGCAAGTCTCGCTAAACATTGAGAGCGAGATTGTTGTTGACCAGTTGGGTGTGAGCAGGAGATCAAGTACAGAGCTGAACAAGTCTTCATGTGTCTCGTGTGCTACTGTGGCTCTGAAGTATAGGAGGAGAGCCTCAGGCTCGCACCGTTTGTTCCCAACTCCTATCATTCACTCAATGCTTGCGGTTGCGACTGTCTGCGTTTGCGTCTGCGTTTTCATGCATGCTTTCCCAATCGTCCGACAAGGGTCTCACTTCAGTTGGGGAGGTTTGGATTATGGCTCCATCTAG
- the BNAA06G14820D gene encoding uncharacterized protein BNAA06G14820D, whose translation MIRSKSIVINSNTTNNSAVAAAAVAIRRSASNATAATAVVHTNDLNRKPPRSRFVEFPVSPQLMRGEEMVHFGHPRHVLVKVDLPDIYTCAGCKEEGAGIRYVCQECDYQLHEFCASAPPVLKSHPFHYQHQLLFFAKPAKGGIMKSKCDVCGRSPKGYTFRCKACSFQMHPGCAMLSPSLSSSSLHHHPLQLLSSAANNTGGDHSGGFLCGECKRGKRVGRVYRCTVCDYHLHAVCAKDAAVNGLRANGHKGRDRSPAVLGTAARVASQVVIDFLGGIMEGLGEGVGEAILDGVTRGGGGGGRGGGNGGVTRAIPRVRGG comes from the exons ATGATCAGAAGCAAATCGATAGTCATTAATTCCAATACCACAAACAACTCTGCTGTTGCCGCCGCAGCCGTAGCTATCAGACGTTCTGCCTCAAACGCTACCGCCGCAACAGCCGTGGTACATACTAATGATCTTAACAGAAAACCGCCACGATCACGGTTCGTAGAGTTTCCGGTATCTCCTCAACTGATGAGAGGGGAAGAGATGGTCCATTTCGGACATCCGCGACACGTGCTGGTCAAAGTTGATTTGCCGGACATCTACACGTGTGCAGGGTGTAAAGAAGAAGGAGCTGGGATTAGGTATGTGTGCCAAGAGTGTGATTATCAGCTCCATGAATTTTGTGCTTCGGCTCCTCCTGTACTCAAGTCACATCCTTTTCATTACCAGCATCAGCTTCTCTTCTTTGCCAAGCCGG CGAAAGGAGGAATAATGAAATCGAAATGCGACGTGTGTGGAAGATCACCAAAAGGTTACACCTTCAGATGCAAAGCTTGCAGTTTCCAGATGCATCCTGGCTGCGCTATGTTATCTCCTtccctctcctcctcctctctccaCCACCACCCTCTCCAACTCCTCTCCTCCGCCGCCAACAACACCGGAGGAGACCACTCCGGGGGATTCCTCTGCGGAGAGTGCAAGAGAGGTAAGCGAGTCGGCAGGGTTTACCGTTGCACCGTTTGCGATTACCACTTGCATGCGGTCTGCGCCAAGGACGCCGCCGTGAACGGCCTCAGAGCAAACGGACACAAAGGAAGGGATAGGTCTCCGGCGGTTTTGGGAACGGCGGCAAGGGTGGCGTCGCAGGTTGTGATTGATTTTCTCGGTGGTATAATGGAAGGTCTCGGTGAAGGTGTTGGTGAAGCTATTTTGGACGGTGTGACTAGAGGCGGCGGTGGTGGCGGCCGCGGAGGAGGAAATGGAGGTGTTACTAGGGCAATTCCACGTGTCAGAGGAGGGTAA